A genomic window from Camelina sativa cultivar DH55 chromosome 2, Cs, whole genome shotgun sequence includes:
- the LOC104748466 gene encoding LOW QUALITY PROTEIN: F-box protein At4g00893 (The sequence of the model RefSeq protein was modified relative to this genomic sequence to represent the inferred CDS: deleted 1 base in 1 codon): MYLPKRGNLFELYDPLQQKMYTLNLPQLAKSTVCYSRDGWLLMRKPTSNEMFFFNPFTRKLINLPKYALSYDAIAFSCAPTSGTCVLLAFKHVRYGVVTASTCHPEAPEWVTEDLYFHLSYGSDILKHSNIVYAKRRFYCLDGKGSLYYFEPSSREWRYSYLFSRQCPYLYNYQYERKKKRIFLAVRKGVFFKMFTCGGEKPIVYKLDGFHWEEINSGTIDGLTIFTSLYSSEMRLNLPWMRNSVYFPRLRFNVKRCVSYSFDEERYYPRKQWQEQEDLCPLENLWIRPPKKALDYM; the protein is encoded by the exons ATGTACTTACCAAAACGTGGAAACTTGTTCGAACTCTATGATCCATTGCAGCAGAAGATGTACACACTGAATTTACCCCAGTTAGCTAAATCCACGGTGTGTTACTCAAGAGATGGATGGTTACTAATGCGCAAACCCACTTCAAACGAAATGTTCTTCTTCAACCCGTTTACTCGTAAGCTCATTAACTTACCAAAATATGCGTTATCATATGATGCAATCGCTTTCTCTTGCGCACCTACATCAGGTACTTGCGTATTGCTGGCTTTTAAGCATGTTAGGTATGGTGTGGTCACTGCAAGCACTTGTCATCCTGAAGCACCTGAATGGGTTACTGAGGATTTATATTTCCATCTTAGCTATGGCAGTGATATACTTAAGCACAGCAATATTGTCTATGCCAAACGTCGGTTCTATTGCCTTGATGGTAAAGGAAGCTTATATTACTTTGAACCTTCCTCTCGGGAATGGCgttatagttatttattttcACGGCAATGTCCCTACTTATATAACTACCAATATgagcggaagaagaagagaattttcTTGGCTGTGCGGAAAGGAGTGTTCTTCAAGATGTTTACATGCGGTGGTGAGAAACCGATTGTGTACAAATTAGACGGT TTCCATTGGGAGGAGATCAATAGTGGTACAATTGATGGATTGACAATATTTACGAGCCTTTATTCCTCTGAGATGAGACTCAATCTCCCATGGATGAGGAACAGTGTTTACTTTCCGAGGCTTCGGTTTAATGTCAAGCGTTGTGTATCGTATTCGTTTGATGAAGAGAGGTATTATCCGCGTAAGCAGTGGCAAGAACAGGAGGATTTATGTCCTCTTGAGAATCTTTGGATCAGGCCACCGAAGAAAGCTTTAGACTACATgtga